A stretch of DNA from Mucilaginibacter daejeonensis:
TCTGCGTTCTGCCGGTCAATGTTGATAAGGTGATGAGCGCGGCGACCAATAAGGCTGACCTTTTTATAAAGCTTTTGAGAAACATGATGTGGTTTGTATGCCGCAAATATATCTGCTGCACGAACGCTCCCCTCCCGACATTTGCCCGACATTAGCACGTCAACGCCCTTTAACGCACGTTAGAGGCCTTTTTCGTTATTCCGCGACACCTTGTTGTAATTCACTATGATGATCACCGCATTGGCCAGATAGGATAGGAAGAACACCAGCACATAGCTGATCTGCATGTTGGTGTCATAAGCTGACATGACCAGGTTGAGGCCAAGCGCTACTAAGAACGCCAGTGTGTTGGCCACCACCCAATACACTTGTCCGCTGATGATTTTGCGGGCGGTACGGGTCAATGTGGGATCGGTCACCCGTTGCTTTTTAAGCAGGTAAGCCGGTATAAGAAAATGCAGATAGGGGATAATTAAAAAACTGAAGCAC
This window harbors:
- a CDS encoding helix-turn-helix domain-containing protein translates to MDLHQKIVMARTRSGLTQEELATRCGVTSRTIQRIESGSTVPRSFTLRSIATALNIPFEQLNEATTDISVGPIPQHYEPDLEEQRHFLRMLCLSCFSFLIIPYLHFLIPAYLLKKQRVTDPTLTRTARKIISGQVYWVVANTLAFLVALGLNLVMSAYDTNMQISYVLVFFLSYLANAVIIIVNYNKVSRNNEKGL